A part of Marinomonas rhizomae genomic DNA contains:
- the flgB gene encoding flagellar basal body rod protein FlgB → MAISFASAFAGHDKTLEFRSARAAVLANNIANADTPNFKARDISFNAHLNKEQSRLRLAGTNSRHISAEGSAGESDGLLYRNASQPSLDGNTVDMQREQAEFAQNSLQFDTSFMFLDRKINGMKKALAGN, encoded by the coding sequence ATGGCTATATCTTTCGCTAGTGCATTTGCAGGACACGACAAAACGCTGGAGTTTAGAAGTGCGAGAGCGGCTGTTCTTGCAAATAATATCGCCAACGCAGACACACCGAACTTTAAGGCGAGAGATATTTCATTTAATGCTCATTTAAACAAAGAGCAAAGCAGGTTGCGATTGGCCGGAACTAACTCTCGACATATATCTGCTGAAGGATCTGCCGGTGAGTCTGATGGGTTGCTGTATCGTAATGCTAGTCAGCCATCATTGGATGGGAATACGGTCGATATGCAGAGAGAGCAAGCTGAATTTGCGCAGAACTCATTGCAATTCGATACCAGTTTTATGTTCTTGGATCGAAAAATTAACGGTATGAAAAAAGCGCTTGCTGGGAATTAA
- a CDS encoding flagella synthesis protein FlgN: MIPITPIFVRSKEILQELSSLLDKERLAYGELDSEVIIDLSEQKQTLLDEMNLLNEKRINILIKFDIVDRKKPTEEEFKNWLNKQDSSMDSVRLLMQECETLLKKCKTQNNTNARILNTLQKRNKHLFELLQGHSSKNKVYTARGSTRPISSKHTLGRA, from the coding sequence ATGATCCCTATCACGCCCATTTTTGTCAGAAGCAAAGAGATACTGCAAGAGCTATCTTCGCTTCTTGATAAAGAACGGTTAGCATATGGTGAGCTGGACAGCGAAGTCATCATCGATCTATCCGAGCAAAAACAAACCCTTCTTGATGAAATGAATTTGCTTAATGAGAAAAGAATCAACATTCTCATTAAATTTGATATTGTCGACCGAAAAAAACCCACCGAAGAAGAATTTAAGAATTGGCTTAATAAACAAGACAGCTCAATGGACAGCGTTCGTCTTTTAATGCAAGAGTGCGAAACATTACTCAAAAAATGCAAAACACAGAATAACACCAACGCCCGTATACTCAATACTCTACAAAAGCGCAATAAACATCTTTTTGAGTTACTTCAAGGTCACAGTAGTAAAAATAAAGTATATACAGCGAGAGGCTCCACTCGCCCAATTAGTAGCAAGCACACACTTGGACGCGCTTAA
- a CDS encoding flagellar hook assembly protein FlgD, which produces MANISDTKGLNGLISQYGTEAAKSKAGIEKTEVEKDEAALADQNVFLKLYIEQLKGQDPTAPQDTNDMVAQMSQFSSLERLTSISDQLENMATSLTSNQALSASTLVGKSILLDGNSVKVTDGLEEVQLRTVIPDNSQSATLKIYDADNRLVRTAMLSSGEYKWDKLDDDGNTLPPGEYRFAASSTNDKGEVSAMGTQLPTRIQGVTINGENGTVLNVENHGKIKLTNELEILG; this is translated from the coding sequence ATGGCAAATATATCTGATACCAAGGGTCTTAATGGATTAATCTCCCAATATGGAACCGAAGCAGCTAAGTCAAAAGCAGGTATTGAAAAAACTGAGGTTGAAAAAGACGAGGCGGCGTTAGCGGATCAAAATGTTTTTTTAAAGCTCTATATTGAGCAGCTTAAGGGACAAGACCCAACTGCGCCTCAAGATACTAATGATATGGTGGCGCAAATGTCCCAGTTTAGCTCTCTTGAGAGGCTAACTAGTATTTCTGATCAGCTGGAAAATATGGCGACTTCACTTACTTCTAATCAAGCGCTTAGTGCTTCAACTTTGGTTGGGAAATCTATTCTGCTGGATGGCAATAGTGTGAAAGTGACAGATGGTTTGGAAGAGGTTCAATTGAGAACTGTAATACCAGACAATTCACAGTCAGCAACATTAAAAATATACGATGCAGATAATCGTCTTGTTCGAACAGCCATGCTTAGCTCTGGTGAATATAAATGGGACAAGCTAGATGATGATGGAAATACTTTGCCGCCTGGCGAATACCGTTTTGCCGCCTCTTCAACTAATGATAAAGGTGAAGTGTCAGCGATGGGTACTCAGCTTCCAACGCGAATTCAAGGTGTCACCATAAATGGTGAAAATGGCACAGTTTTGAACGTGGAAAACCACGGCAAAATCAAACTTACGAATGAATTAGAAATATTAGGGTGA
- a CDS encoding CheR family methyltransferase produces MLSSTNAITPNGYIRFRDYLQKVCGISLSDNKQYLVASRLGKILEREGFSKIEQLVDALERLGGSKLKEEVINAMTTNETLWFRDSHPFAILKDKVLPEMTAAPLKVWSAASSTGQEPYSISMVIEEFKSSRPGILKPGEKIVATDICTNILQHAKQGEYDSLAIARGLGADLQRRYFDKINDLTWKIKPHLSSRVDFKYLNLIDSFSMLGKFDVIFCRNVLIYFTVDLKLDILKRMHASLKPGGYLFLGGSEALSGLSDYFEIVQCHPGIVYRAKAL; encoded by the coding sequence ATGCTCAGTAGCACAAATGCAATTACACCTAATGGATATATCAGGTTCAGAGACTACCTACAGAAAGTGTGCGGTATTTCACTGAGTGATAATAAGCAATATTTAGTCGCTAGTCGGCTAGGGAAAATCTTGGAGAGAGAAGGTTTTTCTAAGATTGAGCAATTGGTTGATGCTCTAGAGCGATTAGGTGGCTCTAAATTAAAAGAAGAAGTCATTAATGCAATGACGACAAATGAAACTCTTTGGTTTAGGGATTCTCACCCTTTTGCGATTCTAAAAGATAAAGTGTTGCCAGAAATGACGGCGGCTCCCTTGAAAGTTTGGTCTGCGGCATCCTCTACGGGCCAAGAGCCATATTCGATAAGTATGGTAATTGAAGAATTTAAGTCTTCTCGCCCTGGCATATTGAAGCCGGGAGAGAAGATAGTGGCGACAGATATTTGTACTAATATACTGCAGCACGCTAAACAGGGGGAGTACGACAGTTTAGCGATCGCTCGAGGTCTTGGTGCAGATTTACAGCGTCGTTATTTTGATAAAATAAATGACTTAACTTGGAAGATTAAACCTCATCTAAGCTCTCGTGTGGATTTTAAGTACTTAAATCTTATCGATTCTTTTTCTATGTTAGGTAAGTTTGATGTTATTTTTTGTCGAAATGTTCTGATTTATTTCACTGTCGACCTTAAGTTGGACATTTTAAAAAGGATGCATGCCTCATTAAAGCCAGGTGGTTATTTATTTCTCGGTGGATCTGAGGCGTTGAGTGGATTGTCTGATTATTTTGAGATCGTTCAGTGTCATCCGGGTATTGTCTACAGAGCAAAAGCTTTGTAA
- a CDS encoding tyrosine-type recombinase/integrase gives MPLTDREVKTAQPREKQYKLSDEKGLYLIVTANGAKYWRVKYRFYGKEKTYSIGPYPEVSLKDARLQRDEARLTLSRGVDPSAQKQAKKQSQTDTINTLEVVAREWHKIKLANRSDGHKKTVLRRLELNIFPKIGHRPISSLKPFDLLEVLRKVEERGTIETAHKLRGYLSNIYQYAVATSRAESDPAGALKGAMRTTQTKHHSALTNPRDVGMLMLTIDNYAHQSRVTPVVVAALKCSALWPCRPKEIRTLEWDQVNWEKSQIETVSSKTNTDLIIPLAKQALSILKELHSVTGNGKYLFSSARGQSRPLSENGVRVALRNMGYTNDDMTPHGFRAMARTLLDEALGYPPHIIEQQLAHQVRDPLGRAYNRTQHLEQRRTMMQHWADYLDQLRLEASEGNVISANFKQA, from the coding sequence ATGCCACTTACAGACAGAGAGGTGAAAACAGCCCAGCCCAGAGAGAAACAGTACAAACTTAGCGATGAAAAAGGCCTCTATCTAATAGTAACGGCTAATGGCGCAAAATATTGGCGCGTAAAATATCGTTTTTATGGAAAAGAGAAAACCTACTCTATTGGCCCATACCCAGAAGTCAGTCTAAAAGACGCCAGGCTTCAACGAGATGAAGCTCGCTTAACACTTTCTAGGGGAGTAGACCCAAGTGCTCAAAAACAGGCTAAGAAACAAAGCCAAACTGATACAATTAACACTTTAGAAGTAGTGGCTCGTGAGTGGCATAAAATCAAACTAGCCAACCGAAGTGATGGACATAAAAAAACCGTACTTCGACGACTTGAACTTAATATATTCCCTAAAATAGGCCACCGCCCTATTTCATCATTGAAACCGTTCGATCTTCTAGAAGTCCTGCGTAAAGTAGAAGAACGCGGTACTATCGAAACCGCACATAAATTACGTGGTTACTTATCAAACATTTACCAATACGCAGTTGCTACAAGTCGAGCAGAGAGTGACCCAGCAGGAGCACTTAAAGGCGCAATGAGAACAACTCAAACAAAACATCATTCGGCTCTAACGAACCCAAGAGATGTGGGTATGTTGATGCTCACAATAGACAATTATGCCCACCAATCTAGAGTAACGCCCGTAGTTGTAGCCGCCTTGAAATGCTCCGCTCTATGGCCCTGCCGACCAAAAGAAATACGTACCTTAGAATGGGATCAAGTAAATTGGGAGAAAAGCCAAATTGAAACAGTATCAAGCAAAACAAATACCGACCTAATTATCCCACTAGCTAAACAAGCTCTAAGCATTCTTAAAGAACTTCATTCTGTGACTGGCAATGGAAAGTATCTATTCTCAAGTGCTAGAGGACAAAGCAGACCACTCTCAGAAAATGGTGTAAGAGTAGCTTTACGTAATATGGGCTACACCAACGATGACATGACACCACATGGCTTTAGAGCAATGGCAAGAACCTTGTTAGATGAAGCTCTTGGCTATCCTCCTCACATAATAGAGCAACAACTGGCGCACCAAGTAAGAGATCCATTAGGCCGTGCATACAACCGTACCCAGCACTTAGAGCAAAGAAGAACCATGATGCAGCATTGGGCGGACTACCTTGATCAACTGCGACTTGAAGCAAGTGAGGGGAATGTAATTAGCGCCAATTTTAAACAAGCCTGA
- a CDS encoding chemotaxis protein CheV: protein MAGVLDTVNQRTQLVGENRLELLLFRLNGKQIYGINVFKVKEVLQCPKLTTMPHSSPVVRGVAHIRGGTIPILDLGLATGASPIENISQCFVIITEYNRRIQGFLVRGVERIVNMNWSDIQPPPKGLSNDNYLTAVCQVDKEMVEIIDVEQILSEVAPTRQDISDGIVNAGVTENAQKHHILIVDDSSVARKQIKRCMEQVGFATTVLCDGREALTYLQGLVAEGKDVTKEFSMVISDIEMPEMDGYTLTTAIRNDSRLQDLFILLHTSLSGVFNEAMVKKVGADGFLAKFQPDELARLAIETVQVQSE from the coding sequence ATGGCTGGAGTTCTGGATACTGTTAACCAACGTACACAGCTAGTAGGGGAAAATCGACTAGAATTGCTTTTGTTTCGCTTAAATGGTAAGCAAATATACGGAATTAACGTCTTTAAAGTAAAAGAAGTACTTCAGTGTCCTAAATTAACCACCATGCCTCACAGTTCTCCGGTGGTTAGAGGGGTTGCTCACATTCGTGGCGGTACCATTCCTATTTTAGATTTAGGTTTGGCTACGGGAGCAAGTCCGATAGAAAATATTAGTCAGTGCTTTGTTATTATTACCGAGTACAACCGTAGGATTCAGGGGTTTTTAGTACGTGGTGTTGAGCGTATTGTAAATATGAACTGGAGTGATATTCAGCCACCACCAAAGGGATTGTCTAATGATAATTATCTGACAGCTGTGTGTCAGGTAGATAAAGAAATGGTCGAGATTATTGATGTTGAGCAGATACTTTCTGAGGTTGCGCCTACTCGTCAGGATATATCTGATGGTATTGTTAACGCTGGTGTAACTGAGAATGCGCAAAAGCATCATATTCTTATTGTTGATGATTCTTCTGTTGCGCGTAAGCAGATTAAGCGTTGTATGGAGCAGGTTGGTTTTGCCACTACTGTTTTATGTGATGGCCGCGAGGCACTTACTTATCTTCAGGGATTGGTGGCAGAGGGTAAAGATGTAACTAAGGAGTTTTCTATGGTTATTTCTGATATCGAAATGCCTGAGATGGATGGCTATACGTTAACAACAGCGATTCGTAATGACAGTCGTTTACAGGATTTATTTATTCTTCTTCATACTTCTTTAAGTGGTGTGTTTAACGAAGCAATGGTTAAAAAAGTTGGGGCGGATGGCTTTTTAGCGAAGTTTCAGCCGGACGAATTGGCTCGATTAGCGATAGAAACAGTGCAGGTGCAATCAGAGTGA
- the flgM gene encoding flagellar biosynthesis anti-sigma factor FlgM — MAIHFSGLSNQGNISKSERSQKDDATSNTTSKNNAVQSGGTLAEDTVKLSGTAQTLQTQQSKINNLPDVDMDKVEQIKNAIASGEYKIDTQKLANNMASMDSLF; from the coding sequence ATGGCAATACATTTTTCAGGACTATCAAATCAAGGCAACATCAGCAAAAGTGAACGATCACAGAAAGATGATGCCACTAGTAACACGACAAGCAAGAACAACGCTGTTCAAAGCGGGGGCACTCTTGCGGAAGATACAGTAAAATTAAGTGGAACAGCGCAAACACTACAAACTCAGCAATCTAAAATTAACAATTTACCAGATGTTGATATGGATAAAGTGGAACAAATCAAAAACGCTATTGCATCTGGCGAATATAAAATTGACACCCAGAAGCTAGCAAATAATATGGCTTCTATGGATTCGCTGTTCTAG
- the flgA gene encoding flagellar basal body P-ring formation chaperone FlgA: MRISRLSIAFFCLQAGLLFAGPIEEQINRYINQVEIPRLSEIYPNAVISISLNNNAALNYLPDCDSKSIQIQNQRPEAVKRTNYEIRCDSPTWKSYVPVTQTIMLPAIKTIIPINRGQVINKSNTDTGEVDISSLRGHIFTKKNPPYGLVASRNLRINTFITDDLTTPPNLIKKGDSVLITARSGTIIVRMNGIALQNGVKGQQIRVKNTSSERIIYAKVVTNSEVLVNY, encoded by the coding sequence ATGCGAATCTCAAGGCTAAGCATAGCCTTCTTTTGTCTCCAAGCAGGCTTATTATTTGCCGGCCCGATTGAAGAGCAAATCAATCGCTACATAAATCAAGTAGAAATACCTAGGCTATCAGAAATATACCCTAACGCCGTGATTAGTATTTCATTGAATAACAACGCGGCACTAAATTACCTTCCTGACTGTGATAGCAAATCAATACAAATACAAAACCAACGACCTGAAGCAGTCAAACGCACCAATTATGAAATTCGCTGCGACTCACCAACATGGAAGTCGTATGTGCCTGTCACGCAAACCATCATGCTTCCTGCCATAAAAACCATCATCCCAATCAATCGTGGACAAGTAATCAATAAATCAAACACCGATACAGGCGAAGTAGATATATCCAGCTTAAGGGGACATATCTTCACCAAGAAAAACCCACCCTATGGCCTCGTAGCTTCACGCAACTTACGTATCAATACTTTTATCACCGACGACTTAACCACACCGCCAAATCTCATAAAAAAAGGCGACTCAGTACTGATAACCGCACGCAGTGGCACAATTATAGTCAGAATGAATGGCATTGCTTTACAAAATGGCGTAAAAGGTCAACAAATACGTGTTAAAAACACAAGTTCTGAACGAATTATATACGCCAAAGTTGTAACTAACAGTGAGGTTCTTGTAAACTATTGA
- the flgC gene encoding flagellar basal body rod protein FlgC has protein sequence MSLSNIFTISGSAMSAQTVRLNTVASNMANVDSAASSADQTYRARKPVFSKMMNDSMHQYGWGNTKVDNSGAGIGVKVDGIVESDAPLQPRYEPDHPMANEDGYVFYPNVNPIEEMADMMSASRSFQTNVEIMNSAKSMMQKMLTLGQS, from the coding sequence ATGTCATTGAGTAATATTTTCACTATATCTGGATCTGCAATGAGTGCTCAAACTGTCCGTTTAAATACAGTTGCGAGTAACATGGCGAACGTTGATAGTGCTGCTAGTTCAGCTGATCAAACTTATCGTGCTCGTAAGCCTGTATTTTCCAAAATGATGAATGACAGTATGCACCAGTATGGTTGGGGTAATACTAAGGTTGATAACAGTGGTGCTGGTATAGGTGTCAAGGTTGACGGTATTGTTGAATCAGATGCACCTTTACAGCCAAGATACGAGCCTGATCATCCGATGGCAAATGAAGATGGTTATGTGTTTTACCCGAACGTAAATCCAATAGAAGAGATGGCCGATATGATGTCAGCTTCTCGATCTTTCCAGACAAATGTGGAAATTATGAACTCAGCAAAAAGTATGATGCAGAAAATGCTCACACTTGGGCAATCATAG